A part of Candidatus Thorarchaeota archaeon genomic DNA contains:
- a CDS encoding formylmethanofuran dehydrogenase subunit B, with product MPVVNVPCPFCGCLCDDIELMVHDGRIKSNRNGCAISKTKFLRHADDRLVGPSLRHSSGHELVSLATAVDHAARILSASKRPLVYGLSSTENDAHREAYRIAELVRGVVDNTSSVCHGPSILGTQDAGEPIGSLGEVRLRADLVVYWGSNPQVSHPRHLNRYTRPIGEFASKRTIWVVDVRRTVSAEAADAFYQIQPGHDLEVMSVLRALLRGHKLDCTEVGGLSIGQLQQMAESMRAAEYGVLFYGLGLTQSWGRHHNVDAAIRLVQELNEYAKWSMVPMRGHFNVAGANRTLTWTTGYPFAVDFSRGYPRYQPGEYTAVDLLQRGEVDALLNVAADPLASLPAAAVRHLRRIPVINLDPKRNLTSLIAEVNIPTAMAGIECDGVAVRMDGLPLYLRKVVEPPAGVLPDREVLRMIYDRMVSMR from the coding sequence GTGCCTGTTGTGAACGTACCCTGTCCCTTCTGCGGCTGCCTGTGCGATGACATCGAGCTCATGGTCCACGATGGGAGAATCAAGTCCAATCGGAATGGGTGTGCTATCAGCAAGACCAAGTTCCTCAGGCATGCCGACGACCGTCTGGTCGGACCTTCTTTGAGACATTCGAGCGGCCACGAGCTCGTGTCGCTTGCAACTGCGGTGGACCATGCTGCACGGATACTCTCCGCCTCAAAGAGGCCTCTAGTGTATGGTCTCAGCTCAACTGAGAATGATGCACACAGGGAAGCCTATCGCATAGCCGAACTGGTGAGAGGGGTGGTAGACAACACCTCCTCGGTCTGTCACGGGCCATCCATACTTGGCACTCAGGATGCTGGCGAACCAATAGGCTCGTTGGGAGAGGTTCGGCTCCGCGCGGACCTTGTAGTCTATTGGGGTTCGAATCCGCAGGTCTCCCATCCTCGACATCTGAACAGGTACACACGCCCGATTGGGGAGTTTGCCTCGAAACGGACCATCTGGGTCGTTGATGTGAGGAGGACGGTCTCTGCTGAGGCCGCAGACGCATTCTACCAGATACAACCCGGCCATGACCTTGAGGTGATGTCGGTCCTCAGAGCTCTGCTTCGAGGGCACAAGCTGGACTGCACTGAAGTTGGAGGACTCTCCATCGGACAGCTCCAGCAGATGGCAGAGTCGATGAGAGCGGCAGAATATGGAGTGCTCTTCTATGGCCTGGGTCTGACACAGAGTTGGGGCAGACATCACAACGTGGACGCGGCCATCCGACTTGTTCAGGAGCTGAACGAGTATGCAAAGTGGAGCATGGTGCCAATGCGTGGTCACTTCAATGTTGCAGGAGCCAACAGGACCCTGACATGGACCACCGGTTACCCCTTTGCAGTGGACTTCTCCAGAGGCTACCCACGATACCAGCCCGGGGAGTATACTGCAGTCGACCTACTACAACGGGGCGAAGTTGACGCGCTGCTGAACGTGGCCGCTGATCCTCTTGCCAGTCTCCCTGCAGCTGCGGTCCGACATCTCAGACGCATCCCTGTGATCAATTTGGATCCAAAGAGGAACCTGACCTCTCTCATTGCTGAAGTGAACATACCCACTGCGATGGCCGGAATAGAATGTGACGGGGTCGCAGTG
- a CDS encoding molybdopterin dinucleotide-binding protein, with protein sequence MTMAEIAVVLTTGRTLAQGRALETGKQSVEYIESTAVCEMDASSISALGISPGEPVLVRTDAGSAVLRSAVDRRARPGVIFVPTGPYANLLIGGLTGCSGMPTFKGVAARVSAAPGQSVMGVSELLGKLLGE encoded by the coding sequence ATGACGATGGCTGAGATTGCGGTAGTCCTCACCACTGGTCGTACTCTTGCGCAAGGACGAGCGCTGGAGACCGGAAAGCAGTCAGTAGAGTATATCGAGTCAACAGCTGTGTGCGAGATGGACGCCTCCTCTATCTCAGCCCTCGGTATATCCCCCGGCGAACCAGTACTTGTCCGGACTGATGCGGGTTCGGCTGTTCTCAGATCAGCTGTCGACCGACGGGCACGTCCCGGAGTCATCTTCGTACCTACTGGACCCTACGCCAACCTACTCATCGGTGGACTGACCGGCTGCAGTGGTATGCCCACCTTCAAGGGGGTCGCAGCGAGAGTCAGTGCCGCACCCGGTCAGTCGGTCATGGGAGTGAGTGAACTGCTGGGCAAATTGCTTGGGGAGTAG